The Chryseobacterium aureum genome contains a region encoding:
- a CDS encoding DUF1573 domain-containing protein, which yields MKKLIAGIALFGTFALASAQTITFDKTTFDYGTIKPSSDGTRFFTVTNSGDKPLILSNVKPSCGCTTPEFSQDPIMPGKSAKIKVGYNTAIPGPFNKMIEVFSNDPANNRSVIYIKGNVDANAPEPKVLTPAEQKEAAKAEKKAAKLAKKAAAK from the coding sequence ATGAAAAAATTAATTGCAGGAATTGCATTATTCGGGACATTTGCTCTTGCATCTGCACAAACGATTACATTTGATAAGACGACTTTCGATTACGGGACTATTAAACCTAGCTCTGATGGTACAAGGTTCTTTACTGTAACGAATTCCGGTGATAAGCCACTGATTCTTTCCAATGTAAAGCCTTCTTGCGGATGTACAACTCCTGAGTTCAGCCAAGATCCGATTATGCCTGGGAAATCAGCAAAGATCAAAGTTGGATACAACACGGCTATTCCTGGTCCTTTCAACAAAATGATTGAGGTTTTCTCTAACGACCCTGCCAACAACAGAAGTGTAATCTACATTAAAGGTAACGTGGATGCTAATGCACCTGAGCCAAAAGTATTGACTCCTGCTGAACAGAAAGAAGCAGCGAAAGCTGAGAAAAAAGCGGCAAAACTAGCTAAAAAAGCTGCTGCGAAGTAA
- a CDS encoding GIY-YIG nuclease family protein translates to MKQYFVYILKCSDNSYYTGVTNNIDLRLSQHQSGKFPESYTYKRRPVELVFFYLFNDIIQAIAFEKRVKGWSRKKKEAIINDNWDKLKE, encoded by the coding sequence ATGAAACAATATTTTGTATATATTTTAAAATGTTCCGATAATTCCTATTATACAGGAGTTACCAATAATATTGATTTGAGATTATCTCAGCATCAGTCAGGGAAATTTCCTGAAAGCTATACTTATAAAAGAAGACCGGTTGAGCTGGTCTTCTTTTATCTGTTTAATGATATAATTCAAGCAATTGCGTTTGAAAAGCGAGTGAAAGGATGGAGTCGTAAGAAGAAGGAAGCTATTATAAATGACAACTGGGATAAGTTGAAAGAATGA
- a CDS encoding ribokinase: MNFSSEQPRIIVVGSSSIDLVLETEKIPMPNETVLAVKSDSYFGGKGANQAVGTARLGASVYFIGCVGMDPLGQQIMRNLVSENVNVGFVHETDKDATGTAYVTTSQGNAAIVVVPAANKYLSKPHIDEAEKYFHTADLVLIQLEISMDVVEHTVKKAKQYGKKVGLYASPAMRVREDILEMVDFIVAKSNELYIIFGEEKREEVLKKYFNKVFVRDDTNSTIYFDGTEMKYYRNDKDEKVYKMGMGDAFTSGFAIALCHGNSIEECVKFGNEVSSRVSGGKGSQTGLPRISDFIS, translated from the coding sequence ATGAATTTCTCATCAGAACAACCCCGAATTATTGTTGTAGGGAGCTCCTCTATCGATTTGGTTCTTGAAACCGAAAAAATTCCTATGCCCAACGAAACCGTTCTGGCCGTTAAGTCCGATAGTTATTTCGGGGGAAAAGGCGCTAATCAGGCAGTAGGTACTGCCAGGCTGGGAGCCAGTGTATACTTTATAGGGTGCGTGGGAATGGACCCTCTTGGACAGCAGATCATGAGGAATCTGGTAAGTGAAAATGTAAATGTAGGCTTTGTTCATGAGACAGATAAAGATGCTACAGGAACCGCTTATGTGACAACTTCTCAAGGGAATGCTGCTATTGTGGTCGTTCCGGCAGCCAATAAATATCTTAGCAAGCCTCATATAGATGAAGCTGAAAAATATTTCCACACCGCAGATCTTGTGCTGATACAGCTTGAAATTTCTATGGATGTAGTGGAACATACCGTTAAAAAAGCAAAACAGTACGGAAAGAAGGTAGGATTATATGCTTCACCTGCAATGAGAGTCAGAGAAGATATCTTAGAAATGGTTGACTTTATCGTAGCTAAGAGTAACGAACTGTATATTATTTTCGGAGAAGAAAAAAGGGAAGAGGTCCTTAAGAAATATTTCAATAAAGTTTTTGTAAGGGATGACACCAATTCCACCATTTATTTTGATGGTACAGAAATGAAATATTACAGAAATGATAAAGATGAAAAAGTTTATAAAATGGGAATGGGAGATGCATTTACATCAGGATTTGCCATTGCCTTATGCCACGGAAATTCTATCGAAGAATGTGTG
- a CDS encoding AMP-binding protein: protein MPLSYVYGTSDVPLLGQTIGANLKRTVEKYPHQEALVCVHQNYRATYQEFYNQTTAVAKALLLLGAKAGDRIGIWSSNRYEWVLLQFATARIGTILVNINPAYRTHELTYVLNQSEIRFIFSSLSFKSSNYKEMVEYAKEVCPTLEHEIFFDENWEKFVNNGQDISDEVLHSFEEHVQFDDPVNIQYTSGTTGFPKGVTLSHHNILNNGYFIGIRLKYTEKDRVCIPVPFYHCFGMVIGNMCCVAHGACMVIPNDSFDPEITLKAVSDEKCTSLYGVPTMFIAELAVKDFETYDFSSLRTGVMAGSVCPPEIMKKVESLMNIKEMSICYGMTETSPVSTQTLIGTPLEKQVSTVGTVQDHLEIKIIDENGRTLPRGEHGELCTRGYSVMLKYWNDPENTKKVLDDARWMHTGDMAVMDKDGYITISGRIKDLIIRGGENISPKEIEDFLYTYTHILDVQIIGVPSERFGEEVMAWVKVRKGFTITAEELQEYCKGRIAHYKVPKYWKFVDEFPMTISGKIRKVEMREISMRELGLENVKLS, encoded by the coding sequence ATGCCCTTATCTTATGTATATGGAACTTCTGATGTTCCATTATTAGGACAGACCATTGGAGCTAATCTTAAAAGGACTGTCGAAAAGTATCCCCATCAGGAAGCACTGGTCTGTGTTCATCAGAATTACAGAGCTACTTATCAGGAATTTTATAATCAGACCACTGCGGTTGCAAAGGCTTTGCTGCTTTTAGGAGCAAAAGCCGGGGACAGAATCGGCATCTGGTCTTCCAACCGCTATGAATGGGTTCTTTTGCAGTTTGCTACAGCAAGAATAGGAACTATTTTAGTGAATATCAATCCTGCCTACAGAACCCATGAGCTTACCTATGTTCTCAATCAGTCTGAGATTCGTTTTATTTTTTCTTCTTTAAGCTTCAAGTCCAGCAACTACAAGGAAATGGTAGAATATGCCAAAGAAGTATGCCCTACCCTTGAGCATGAAATATTCTTTGACGAAAACTGGGAAAAGTTTGTGAACAATGGCCAGGATATTTCGGATGAAGTTCTTCACAGCTTTGAAGAGCATGTGCAGTTTGATGATCCGGTTAATATCCAGTATACTTCCGGAACTACGGGTTTCCCGAAAGGTGTTACCCTTTCTCATCATAATATTCTCAACAACGGCTATTTTATCGGTATCCGATTAAAATACACGGAAAAAGACCGTGTCTGTATTCCTGTTCCTTTTTATCACTGTTTTGGAATGGTAATCGGAAATATGTGCTGCGTGGCCCATGGAGCCTGTATGGTAATCCCGAATGACAGTTTTGATCCGGAGATTACTTTAAAAGCAGTTTCAGATGAAAAGTGTACTTCTTTATACGGTGTTCCCACCATGTTTATTGCAGAACTGGCTGTAAAAGATTTTGAAACTTATGATTTTTCAAGCTTAAGAACAGGTGTTATGGCGGGTTCGGTTTGTCCTCCTGAAATCATGAAAAAGGTGGAAAGCCTTATGAATATTAAAGAAATGAGTATCTGCTACGGAATGACAGAAACATCACCTGTATCTACACAGACTTTAATTGGAACCCCGTTGGAAAAGCAGGTAAGCACGGTAGGAACGGTTCAGGACCATCTTGAAATAAAAATTATTGATGAAAACGGCAGAACGCTGCCACGGGGAGAGCACGGAGAACTTTGTACAAGAGGTTACTCTGTTATGCTGAAATACTGGAATGACCCTGAAAATACTAAAAAAGTACTGGATGATGCCCGCTGGATGCATACCGGAGATATGGCCGTAATGGACAAAGATGGCTATATTACCATTTCCGGGAGGATAAAAGACCTTATCATCCGTGGCGGTGAAAATATCTCGCCTAAGGAAATTGAAGACTTTTTATACACCTATACCCATATTCTGGATGTTCAGATCATTGGAGTTCCGAGTGAAAGATTCGGGGAGGAAGTAATGGCCTGGGTGAAGGTAAGAAAAGGATTTACCATCACAGCCGAAGAACTGCAGGAATACTGCAAAGGAAGAATTGCCCACTATAAAGTACCGAAATACTGGAAGTTCGTAGATGAATTCCCAATGACCATTTCCGGGAAAATAAGAAAAGTGGAGATGAGGGAAATTTCTATGAGAGAACTGGGACTGGAAAACGTAAAGCTTAGCTGA
- a CDS encoding glycine-rich domain-containing protein, protein MMKPEFTSVLPDKTQLDDDRNLLWERISAYQIDQADVIIPFSRKLAQTEGWTRRFCLLAIEEYKKFVYLCCISKNGASPSIVVDKVWHMHLLYTTEYWKEFCPKILERELHHFPNVGGSNDYHKHQDWYLETLKLYINIFRQNPPEVFWQIPKEIIPFMLPENGNKIKSTAQFSWKKTFEKLHSKVFNYIHNISVLK, encoded by the coding sequence ATGATGAAACCCGAATTTACTTCTGTTTTACCGGATAAGACACAGTTAGATGATGATAGGAATCTCTTGTGGGAGAGAATTTCGGCGTACCAGATTGATCAGGCTGATGTCATCATTCCATTTTCCAGAAAACTGGCTCAGACTGAAGGATGGACGAGGAGATTCTGCCTGCTTGCTATTGAAGAATATAAAAAGTTTGTTTATCTGTGCTGTATTTCAAAAAACGGAGCTTCCCCTTCAATCGTAGTAGATAAAGTATGGCACATGCATTTGCTTTATACCACCGAATATTGGAAAGAATTCTGTCCTAAGATCCTTGAAAGAGAGCTGCATCATTTCCCCAATGTAGGTGGAAGTAATGATTATCATAAACATCAGGACTGGTATCTGGAAACATTAAAGCTTTATATCAATATTTTCAGGCAGAATCCGCCCGAAGTTTTCTGGCAAATCCCCAAGGAAATCATACCATTCATGCTACCGGAAAATGGGAATAAAATAAAAAGTACCGCACAATTTTCATGGAAAAAAACCTTTGAAAAGTTACATTCAAAGGTCTTTAATTATATTCATAATATATCAGTTTTGAAATAA
- a CDS encoding polyphosphate kinase 2 family protein — protein MDTDFSDDFKVNGNFSIKKASTSYKGKLTKEEGAEMLIKEKEKLRELQEKLYADGSQSLLVVLQAMDAAGKDSMIEHVFGGVNPQGCNVTSFKTPSSKEYAHDFLWRHYLALPQKGMIGIFNRSHYESVLVCKVHPEYNLSEKTWPSVKDFDDKFWENRYESIRNFEKHLAQNGTTIVKIFLHVSKDEQKKRLLDRIDEQEKNWKFSAGDLPERALFDQYMEAYETAINETSKDHAPWYVLPADNKWFARVAAIQIIIDTLEKMNLKYPTLSDQDTEDLQKAKKQLMAE, from the coding sequence ATGGACACCGATTTCTCAGATGACTTTAAAGTAAATGGAAATTTTTCTATAAAAAAAGCTTCAACCTCGTATAAAGGAAAACTCACTAAAGAAGAAGGAGCAGAAATGCTGATTAAGGAGAAGGAAAAACTTCGTGAACTGCAGGAAAAATTATATGCTGACGGAAGCCAGTCTCTACTGGTCGTATTACAGGCTATGGACGCAGCAGGGAAAGACAGCATGATAGAACATGTTTTCGGAGGAGTGAATCCACAGGGATGTAATGTGACCAGTTTTAAAACACCAAGTTCTAAGGAATATGCGCATGATTTCTTATGGAGACATTATCTCGCGTTGCCCCAGAAAGGAATGATCGGGATTTTCAACCGTTCCCACTATGAAAGTGTCCTGGTCTGTAAAGTACATCCGGAATATAATTTAAGTGAAAAAACATGGCCTTCAGTGAAAGATTTTGATGATAAATTCTGGGAAAACAGATATGAAAGCATCAGAAATTTTGAAAAACATCTTGCCCAGAACGGAACAACGATTGTAAAGATCTTTTTGCATGTTTCTAAGGACGAACAGAAAAAAAGGCTTCTGGACAGAATTGATGAGCAGGAAAAAAACTGGAAATTCTCTGCAGGAGATCTTCCGGAAAGAGCATTATTTGATCAGTATATGGAAGCTTATGAAACTGCCATTAATGAAACATCAAAAGATCACGCTCCCTGGTATGTGCTTCCTGCTGACAACAAGTGGTTTGCAAGAGTGGCTGCTATCCAGATCATTATTGACACCCTTGAAAAAATGAATCTCAAGTATCCAACCCTTTCTGATCAGGACACTGAAGATCTTCAAAAAGCCAAAAAGCAACTAATGGCAGAATAA
- a CDS encoding RNA polymerase sigma factor codes for MDSREKEFAQLIKDNQGLIIKVSRLYTNSLEDEEDLFQEIVLQLWRSYDSFKGNSKISTWMYRVALNTAITLFRKKSKSLPTNELDINHRDFVEDDDEKQQQVSLLYTVIKTLPNVERAIVMMYLDDLPYKDIAENLGITEVNARVKMNRLKKTLKEQMEKYA; via the coding sequence ATGGATTCCCGAGAAAAAGAATTTGCGCAGCTTATCAAAGATAATCAGGGACTGATTATTAAGGTATCGCGTCTTTATACCAATTCTTTGGAAGATGAAGAGGATCTTTTCCAGGAAATCGTGTTACAGCTCTGGAGAAGTTATGATTCCTTTAAAGGAAATTCCAAGATTTCCACCTGGATGTATCGTGTAGCGCTCAATACCGCCATTACTCTTTTTAGAAAAAAAAGCAAAAGCCTTCCTACGAATGAGCTGGACATCAACCACAGAGATTTTGTGGAAGATGATGATGAAAAACAGCAACAGGTATCACTTTTGTATACTGTAATCAAGACTCTTCCTAATGTGGAAAGAGCTATTGTCATGATGTATCTTGACGATCTGCCTTACAAGGATATTGCAGAAAACCTCGGAATCACTGAAGTCAATGCACGTGTAAAAATGAACAGATTAAAGAAAACCCTTAAAGAACAGATGGAAAAATATGCCTGA
- a CDS encoding valine--tRNA ligase — protein sequence MQISEKYNPQETEQKWYNYWLENKFFHSEPNDKPPYTVVIPPPNVTGILHMGHMLNNTLQDVLVRRARMRGFNACWIPGTDHASIATEAKVVAKLKSEGVNKSDITREEFLTHAWDWTNKYGGTILEQLKKLGCSCDWDRTRFTMEDKLSEQVIKSFVDLYNKGLIYRGYRMVNWDPEAKTNISDEEVIFKEQNGKLYFLKYKIEGSEEFLSVATTRPETIFGDTAVCINPNDERYAHLKGKNVIVPIVDRVIPIIEDEYVDIEFGTGALKITPAHDINDYEIGQKHQLKMIDALDDDGNLNEHGLHYAGKNRFDVRKQIAKELEEKNLLLKAEDYVNKVGTSERTGAVIEPKVSVQWFLKMSEIAKPALDVVMDDEVKFYPEKFKNTYKHWMENIRDWNISRQLWWGQQIPAYYYGEGENDFVVAETKEEALELAKQKTGNTSLTSENLRQDDDALDTWFSSWLWPMSVFDGLLDPENKDINYYYPTSDLVTGPDIIFFWVARMIMAGLEYRKEVPFKNVYFTGIVRDKQRRKMSKSLGNSPDPLELMDKYGADGVRVGILLSSAAGNDLLFDEDLMLQGRNFMTKIWNAFRLINMWNHEDKPAVATDNQAIEWFENKLNKTIAEINDQFEKFRISDALHLIYKLIWDDFCGWYLEAIKPNYGEGISKEVYDKTIYFFEELMKLLHPFMPFLTEELWQTISERSIDDALVIAQQKEAGTFDETIIRNFETAAELISGVRNYRQTKGISPREAAEVYTNATEFPNEDVVRKLANISEIHFGQKTDKPSFTFLVGATEVSIPLSENLDLGEEKAKTEEEVKYLKGFLVSVEKKLSNEKFVANAKPEIVEVERQKQKDALDKIAILEEKLKSL from the coding sequence ATGCAGATTTCAGAAAAGTACAATCCACAGGAGACAGAACAAAAATGGTATAATTACTGGCTGGAAAACAAATTTTTCCACTCAGAACCTAATGACAAGCCGCCCTATACAGTGGTCATCCCTCCGCCAAACGTGACGGGGATCCTGCACATGGGTCATATGTTAAATAATACCCTTCAAGATGTTCTGGTCCGCCGTGCAAGAATGCGCGGATTTAATGCTTGTTGGATTCCGGGAACAGATCACGCTTCAATTGCTACTGAAGCTAAAGTTGTTGCTAAACTGAAGTCTGAAGGAGTCAACAAGTCAGATATTACCCGTGAAGAGTTTTTAACCCATGCATGGGATTGGACCAATAAGTATGGAGGAACGATCCTTGAACAGCTGAAAAAGCTGGGATGCTCCTGTGATTGGGACAGAACCCGCTTCACCATGGAGGACAAGCTTTCCGAGCAGGTGATCAAAAGTTTTGTAGATCTTTATAATAAAGGACTGATCTACAGAGGCTATCGAATGGTTAACTGGGATCCGGAAGCGAAAACCAATATCTCTGATGAAGAAGTAATATTTAAAGAACAAAACGGGAAATTATATTTCCTTAAATATAAGATTGAAGGTTCAGAAGAGTTCCTTTCAGTGGCTACTACGCGTCCTGAAACTATTTTCGGGGATACAGCGGTATGCATTAACCCGAACGATGAAAGATATGCTCACCTGAAAGGTAAAAATGTAATCGTACCGATTGTTGACAGAGTGATTCCGATCATTGAGGATGAATACGTAGATATTGAATTCGGAACCGGAGCTTTGAAAATTACCCCTGCCCACGATATCAATGACTATGAAATCGGGCAGAAACATCAGCTGAAAATGATTGATGCGCTGGATGATGACGGAAACCTTAACGAGCATGGTTTACATTATGCAGGAAAAAACAGATTTGATGTAAGAAAGCAGATTGCTAAAGAACTTGAAGAAAAAAATCTTTTGTTGAAAGCGGAAGATTATGTAAATAAAGTAGGTACCTCCGAGAGAACAGGTGCAGTTATTGAACCGAAAGTTTCAGTACAGTGGTTCCTTAAGATGTCTGAAATTGCTAAACCGGCATTGGATGTCGTAATGGATGATGAGGTTAAATTTTATCCTGAAAAGTTCAAAAATACCTACAAGCATTGGATGGAAAACATCCGCGACTGGAATATCTCCCGTCAGCTTTGGTGGGGGCAGCAGATTCCCGCCTATTATTATGGAGAAGGAGAAAATGATTTTGTAGTAGCAGAAACTAAGGAAGAGGCTTTGGAACTGGCAAAACAAAAAACCGGAAATACCAGCCTGACTTCAGAAAACCTTAGACAGGATGATGATGCATTAGATACATGGTTCTCATCATGGTTATGGCCAATGTCTGTGTTTGACGGATTGCTTGATCCTGAAAATAAAGATATCAATTATTATTACCCTACATCTGATCTGGTAACAGGTCCGGATATTATTTTCTTCTGGGTTGCCAGAATGATTATGGCCGGATTGGAATACAGAAAAGAAGTTCCGTTCAAGAATGTTTATTTTACAGGAATTGTAAGAGATAAGCAGAGAAGAAAGATGTCTAAATCTCTTGGAAACTCTCCGGATCCTCTTGAATTAATGGATAAATACGGAGCAGATGGAGTACGTGTAGGGATTCTATTGAGCTCTGCAGCTGGAAATGACCTTCTTTTTGATGAAGATTTAATGCTTCAGGGAAGAAATTTCATGACGAAGATCTGGAATGCATTCCGTCTCATCAATATGTGGAACCATGAAGACAAACCAGCTGTAGCTACAGATAACCAGGCTATTGAATGGTTTGAAAATAAATTGAACAAAACGATTGCTGAAATTAATGATCAGTTTGAGAAATTCAGAATTTCTGATGCCCTTCACTTGATCTATAAATTAATTTGGGATGATTTTTGCGGTTGGTACCTTGAAGCCATCAAACCGAATTACGGAGAAGGAATTTCTAAAGAAGTTTATGATAAAACCATTTATTTCTTTGAAGAATTAATGAAGCTTCTTCACCCGTTCATGCCTTTCTTAACAGAAGAATTATGGCAGACGATTTCGGAAAGAAGCATTGATGATGCTTTGGTGATTGCTCAGCAGAAAGAAGCAGGAACATTTGATGAAACGATTATTAGAAACTTTGAAACGGCAGCAGAACTGATTTCAGGAGTTAGAAATTACCGTCAGACAAAGGGTATCTCCCCCAGAGAAGCCGCTGAGGTCTACACTAATGCCACTGAGTTTCCCAATGAAGATGTCGTAAGAAAACTGGCCAATATTTCTGAAATCCACTTCGGACAGAAAACAGATAAGCCAAGCTTTACTTTCCTGGTAGGAGCTACTGAAGTATCTATTCCTTTAAGTGAAAACTTAGATTTGGGAGAAGAAAAGGCTAAAACTGAAGAAGAAGTGAAATATTTAAAAGGATTCTTAGTTTCTGTAGAAAAGAAACTTTCCAATGAAAAATTTGTGGCAAATGCAAAACCTGAAATTGTAGAGGTGGAGCGCCAGAAACAAAAAGATGCTTTGGATAAGATTGCGATCCTTGAAGAAAAACTGAAAAGTTTATAA
- a CDS encoding DUF4241 domain-containing protein, which produces MTHIENIKKLFSKDFVENPMLESFEVGKIYLSSGKLVACDPLITNDMLPFTTEFPKGDFSVILHKERESNCVAYAEIIFGNSEIKEWKMATTAGQNIKELAEGEVFGYPVESGMGCFMDVDTQNSLNELEQKLYQNKGGDFMGIYEEFFHDYFFDEKGAIDQYAFLKPAKEHPGTIFAFETGYGEGFYASYIAYSKDHKPVKIITEFIEIS; this is translated from the coding sequence ATGACACACATAGAAAATATAAAGAAACTATTCTCGAAAGATTTTGTAGAAAATCCGATGCTGGAAAGTTTTGAAGTTGGAAAGATTTACCTTTCCAGTGGAAAGCTCGTTGCTTGTGATCCCTTGATCACTAATGATATGCTTCCTTTCACGACCGAATTTCCAAAAGGAGATTTTTCTGTAATATTACATAAAGAGCGAGAAAGTAACTGTGTAGCTTACGCCGAAATTATTTTCGGTAATTCTGAAATTAAAGAATGGAAAATGGCTACTACAGCAGGACAAAACATAAAAGAACTGGCAGAAGGAGAAGTATTCGGATATCCTGTAGAAAGCGGAATGGGTTGCTTCATGGATGTGGATACCCAGAATAGCCTCAATGAACTGGAGCAAAAATTATATCAGAATAAAGGAGGAGATTTTATGGGAATCTATGAAGAATTTTTTCATGATTATTTCTTTGATGAAAAAGGAGCAATAGACCAATATGCCTTCCTGAAACCGGCAAAAGAGCATCCCGGAACTATATTTGCTTTTGAAACCGGATATGGAGAAGGATTTTATGCAAGTTATATAGCTTACAGTAAAGATCATAAACCAGTTAAAATAATTACTGAATTTATCGAAATAAGTTAA
- the rpoN gene encoding RNA polymerase factor sigma-54, giving the protein MLKQHLQLKLGQKLAPQQIQLMKLIQLHTLEFEEELERELEENPALEIAKEDSKEDDYSSLEDAYQDEGTESIETDFDVNEYIYDDEPSYKTASSNYSPDDEEFDNESLLTEGQSLYDYLTEQIHLVNISEEDLKIAEYLIGNLDTDGYLRREIKSIVDDLAFSQGIYTTKEKVEDILENYVQKLDPSGVGARGLQECLLLQIEKKVSSDKAVSLAANILRHQFEALTNKHYNKIIQKYDIEEEDLKDALDEISKLSPKVGGNFDTQTITINQEIIPDFVIQVKDGQVIPMLNSKNAPTLRVSEEYKDILTTYSHDKNSSEHKQAALFIKQKLDAAKWYIDAINQRQNTLLQTITAIVKFQKDYFITGDEKSLKPMILKDVADITGFDISTISRVVKSKYADTPNGIVYLKDLFSDSLTNDDGEEVSTKEIKTHLQEVIDKENKRKPLTDDALVVILKEQGYNIARRTIAKYREQLNIPVARLRKEL; this is encoded by the coding sequence ATGCTTAAACAACACTTACAACTCAAATTAGGACAGAAGCTTGCCCCTCAGCAGATCCAGTTGATGAAGCTTATTCAGCTTCATACTCTTGAATTTGAAGAGGAGTTGGAGAGAGAGTTAGAAGAAAACCCGGCTTTGGAAATTGCGAAAGAAGATTCTAAAGAGGATGATTATTCTTCTCTGGAAGATGCTTATCAGGATGAGGGTACGGAAAGCATTGAAACAGATTTCGACGTCAATGAATATATTTATGACGATGAACCAAGCTATAAAACTGCTTCCAGTAACTACTCTCCGGATGATGAGGAATTTGATAACGAGAGCCTTCTGACAGAAGGACAGTCTTTATATGACTATCTTACAGAGCAGATTCACCTGGTCAATATCAGTGAAGAAGATCTGAAGATTGCAGAATATCTTATCGGAAACTTAGATACAGACGGATATCTGAGAAGAGAAATCAAATCTATCGTAGATGATCTGGCTTTCTCACAGGGGATTTATACCACCAAAGAAAAGGTAGAGGATATCCTTGAAAACTATGTTCAGAAGCTGGACCCTTCCGGTGTAGGAGCAAGAGGACTTCAGGAATGTTTACTCCTGCAGATTGAAAAGAAAGTAAGCTCAGATAAAGCCGTTTCTCTGGCAGCCAATATCTTAAGACATCAGTTTGAAGCCTTAACGAATAAGCACTATAATAAGATCATTCAGAAATATGATATTGAAGAAGAAGATCTGAAAGACGCCCTGGATGAAATCTCAAAACTTTCTCCGAAAGTAGGAGGAAACTTTGATACCCAGACCATTACGATTAATCAGGAAATTATTCCGGATTTTGTAATTCAGGTGAAGGATGGGCAGGTAATTCCTATGCTGAACAGCAAGAATGCACCTACGCTAAGAGTTTCTGAAGAATACAAAGATATTCTTACCACTTATTCTCATGATAAGAATTCATCGGAACATAAGCAGGCCGCTTTATTTATTAAACAAAAGCTGGATGCTGCAAAATGGTATATTGATGCCATTAATCAGCGTCAGAATACCTTGTTACAGACCATTACGGCCATTGTAAAGTTCCAGAAGGATTATTTCATTACCGGAGACGAAAAGTCGCTTAAACCGATGATTCTGAAGGATGTTGCAGATATTACAGGATTTGATATCTCTACCATTTCAAGGGTGGTAAAAAGTAAATATGCAGATACACCGAACGGTATTGTGTATCTGAAAGACCTGTTCTCTGACAGCTTAACGAATGATGATGGAGAAGAAGTGTCAACCAAAGAGATCAAAACCCATCTTCAGGAGGTTATTGATAAAGAAAATAAGAGAAAACCGCTTACAGATGATGCATTAGTGGTCATTCTGAAAGAGCAGGGGTATAATATTGCCAGAAGAACGATTGCTAAATATCGTGAACAGCTCAATATTCCTGTTGCAAGATTAAGAAAAGAACTTTAA
- a CDS encoding MFS transporter, with amino-acid sequence MPEFDLDSFKKTWQEQSVQPKYDNNEILQMLNRKSRNYVKYIFWISVLEFLFFSVFGLFYFFQEEESESFRKMLERLGAQEAPEVENNFGHVYLAIKILSLLITAYFVLKFYQNYRKIKIEENLKGLITRIIKFKTTVNAFILISIVLLVVFTFVLTAFIFYTLNSQNIQPSGSNLTIIIAGIVVSTLLAVSMIWFYYRLVYGIIIRKLDKNLKQLKEIDSQES; translated from the coding sequence ATGCCTGAATTTGATCTAGATAGTTTTAAAAAAACCTGGCAGGAACAGTCTGTTCAGCCCAAATATGACAACAACGAGATTCTCCAGATGTTGAACAGAAAGTCGCGCAATTATGTGAAATATATTTTCTGGATCAGTGTTTTAGAATTTCTTTTCTTTTCCGTATTTGGGTTATTCTACTTTTTTCAGGAAGAAGAATCTGAAAGTTTCCGTAAAATGCTCGAAAGATTAGGCGCACAGGAGGCTCCTGAAGTAGAAAATAACTTCGGTCATGTTTATCTGGCGATAAAAATCTTAAGCCTGCTGATCACCGCTTATTTTGTACTGAAATTCTATCAGAATTACCGAAAAATCAAAATTGAGGAAAACCTGAAGGGGCTTATCACCAGAATTATTAAGTTCAAAACAACGGTGAATGCATTTATTCTGATTAGTATTGTACTATTGGTGGTATTTACTTTTGTACTGACTGCATTTATATTTTATACTTTAAATTCTCAGAATATACAGCCAAGCGGTTCCAATCTTACCATCATCATCGCAGGAATTGTTGTCAGTACCTTGCTGGCTGTCTCTATGATCTGGTTTTATTACAGATTGGTATATGGTATCATTATCAGAAAGCTTGATAAAAATTTAAAACAGCTTAAAGAAATAGATTCTCAGGAAAGTTAA